One Nitrospirota bacterium genomic region harbors:
- a CDS encoding class I SAM-dependent methyltransferase: protein MDDPEQARAYANADFAEENQGFVDRFLEVYPELTQGHLVDLGCGPADIPIRFARSLPECRLTGVDASPAMITLAQEAVRAAGLADRIALRCERFQTLALPEPADAVVSNSLLHHVPNPLQFWYRVRQLARPGAPVLVMDLLRPESPEEAQAIVDCYAADEPAILRRDFYNSLLAAFTEDEVAAQLAELNLSRLLIEVIDDRHWVVCGRIY from the coding sequence ATGGACGATCCGGAGCAGGCCAGGGCCTACGCCAATGCCGATTTCGCGGAAGAGAACCAGGGGTTCGTGGACCGGTTCCTGGAAGTCTATCCGGAACTGACCCAAGGTCACCTGGTGGATCTGGGCTGCGGCCCGGCCGACATTCCGATCCGCTTCGCCCGAAGCCTGCCCGAGTGCCGGCTGACCGGCGTGGATGCCTCGCCGGCCATGATTACACTGGCGCAGGAGGCGGTCCGGGCGGCGGGGCTGGCGGATCGGATCGCGCTGCGCTGCGAGCGATTCCAGACCCTCGCGCTTCCGGAGCCGGCCGACGCGGTCGTCTCCAACAGCCTCCTGCACCACGTTCCCAATCCGCTCCAGTTCTGGTATCGGGTCAGGCAACTGGCCAGGCCAGGCGCGCCCGTGCTCGTCATGGACCTGCTCCGGCCCGAGTCTCCGGAGGAGGCCCAGGCGATCGTGGACTGTTACGCGGCCGACGAGCCGGCGATCCTCCGCCGGGACTTCTACAACTCGCTCCTGGCCGCCTTCACGGAAGACGAGGTCGCGGCCCAACTGGCCGAGCTGAACCTCAGCCGGCTCCTGATCGAAGTCATTGACGACCGCCATTGGGTCGTATGCGGGCGGATCTATTGA
- a CDS encoding MOSC domain-containing protein: protein MTKRETTPTAPHVHQINVSKGGVPKRPVPEARVTEKGVEGDRQRSRLFHGGPDRAVCLYSLEWIEALRAEGHAIAPGSAGENLTIAGLDWSRLKPGDRLKVGKDVRLEITSYTDPCRQNGCWFKDGNFDRISQKKHPGWSRLYAKVLTEGLVRTGDPVAIEEAKG, encoded by the coding sequence ACGTCTCCAAGGGCGGGGTGCCGAAGCGTCCCGTGCCCGAGGCCCGCGTCACTGAAAAGGGAGTAGAAGGGGACAGGCAGAGGAGCCGTCTGTTTCACGGGGGGCCGGATCGGGCGGTCTGTCTCTACTCCCTGGAATGGATCGAAGCCTTGCGGGCCGAGGGCCACGCGATCGCGCCGGGCAGCGCCGGAGAGAACCTGACGATCGCGGGACTGGACTGGAGCCGCCTCAAGCCCGGGGATCGGCTGAAGGTCGGGAAGGACGTGCGGCTGGAGATCACCAGCTACACGGATCCCTGCCGGCAGAACGGCTGCTGGTTCAAGGACGGAAATTTCGATCGGATTTCACAGAAGAAACATCCTGGCTGGAGCCGGCTCTACGCCAAGGTGCTGACGGAAGGGCTCGTACGAACGGGCGATCCGGTGGCGATCGAGGAGGCAAAGGGCTAA